The following proteins are co-located in the Terriglobales bacterium genome:
- a CDS encoding Gfo/Idh/MocA family oxidoreductase: protein MKNQPLTTPADSPQQASIFDRRTFLKAGGAALAGSALSLPASSYTRILGANDRIRLGQLGCGDRSGGHVHMVHVASRRVPVETVAVCDLWSFARERRALDVHKRFGRAPGSYKHYEEMLRQPDIDGVMIATGDFQHAKLCADVVQAGKDCYVEKPFANDLQEAKDARSVIKSSRQIVQMGTQHRSEPYPIAVRDILRTGRIGRIVKIEQEWAVNMERWRGRPEVKQLREQDTDWNRWLLGRPWQPFDPQVYLEFRLYKRFSSGIFDQWMSHAVDLVHLWTGATYPESVVSNGGVFVWKDGRENADTITAAFNYPQGFLYSYSTHFGNSYRPFTRILGTEGTIMNYGGEGSSLFAVTREGGRHEDGPVTYKAAWDMGPAADHAEMVKVPGVPANSDGPDDDDTHHLENWLQAMRDRKQPNATVDDGFSHSIACMMANQAYWSGKRIYWDAQKEEMTEALPTAA from the coding sequence ATGAAAAATCAACCTCTCACGACCCCAGCAGATTCTCCGCAGCAGGCCTCAATCTTCGACCGCCGCACCTTTTTGAAGGCCGGAGGCGCCGCCCTCGCAGGGTCCGCATTGTCCCTGCCCGCCAGCTCTTACACACGTATCCTCGGCGCAAATGATCGGATTCGGCTCGGGCAGCTGGGGTGCGGCGATCGCAGCGGCGGTCACGTACACATGGTCCACGTTGCCTCGCGGCGCGTACCGGTCGAAACGGTTGCGGTTTGTGATCTTTGGAGTTTTGCGCGTGAGCGCCGCGCCTTGGATGTGCACAAAAGATTTGGTCGCGCTCCTGGCTCTTACAAGCATTACGAGGAGATGCTCCGGCAACCGGATATTGACGGGGTGATGATCGCCACCGGCGATTTCCAGCATGCCAAGCTTTGTGCCGACGTGGTCCAGGCTGGGAAGGATTGCTACGTTGAGAAACCCTTCGCCAACGACCTGCAGGAAGCAAAGGACGCCCGCAGCGTCATCAAGTCATCCCGACAGATTGTTCAAATGGGGACGCAGCACCGTAGCGAGCCTTATCCCATCGCGGTGCGAGACATTTTGCGCACCGGCCGCATCGGGAGAATCGTCAAAATCGAGCAGGAATGGGCGGTGAACATGGAACGTTGGCGCGGCCGCCCGGAAGTAAAACAGCTGCGCGAGCAGGATACAGACTGGAACCGGTGGCTCCTCGGTCGTCCGTGGCAGCCCTTCGATCCGCAGGTTTATTTGGAGTTTCGCCTGTACAAGAGATTTTCATCCGGCATTTTTGATCAATGGATGAGCCACGCCGTGGATCTCGTCCACCTCTGGACCGGCGCTACCTACCCCGAGAGCGTGGTCTCAAATGGCGGCGTGTTCGTGTGGAAAGACGGGCGCGAGAATGCCGACACCATTACTGCGGCATTTAACTATCCGCAAGGATTCCTGTATTCGTATTCCACTCACTTCGGCAACAGCTATCGCCCCTTCACCCGCATATTGGGCACCGAAGGCACGATCATGAACTATGGCGGTGAAGGCTCATCGCTTTTCGCGGTCACGCGCGAGGGTGGGCGTCACGAAGATGGCCCAGTCACTTACAAAGCTGCGTGGGACATGGGCCCCGCAGCCGACCACGCGGAAATGGTGAAGGTTCCAGGCGTGCCGGCCAATTCCGACGGCCCAGACGATGACGATACTCATCATCTCGAAAACTGGCTGCAGGCAATGCGCGACCGCAAGCAGCCGAATGCCACGGTTGACGATGGCTTCTCCCACTCCATTGCCTGCATGATGGCCAACCAGGCCTACTGGAGCGGCAAGCGCATCTACTGGGACGCGCAAAAAGAAGAAATGACGGAAGCGCTGCCGACAGCTGCGTAG